A part of Tachysurus vachellii isolate PV-2020 chromosome 4, HZAU_Pvac_v1, whole genome shotgun sequence genomic DNA contains:
- the cxcr4a gene encoding C-X-C chemokine receptor type 4a, with product MSYYEHIIFEDEFLNDNTTEFGSGDIGADFETPCNREGNQDLQRVLLPTVYGLIFALGLVGNGLVVAVMGCQRKSRTMTDRYRLHLSVADLLFVLSLPFWAVDAASGWRFGGFMCVLVHMVYTVNLYGSVLLLAFISLDRYLAVVHATSSQATRRLLSERVVYLGAWLPAALLTAPDLAFARAEEVGGGDETRVVCQRIYPEDTALAWMAAFRAQHVLVGFVLPGLVILVCYCVIIVTLSRGSKGAQKRRALRTTVALVACFFACWLPYCAGIVVDTLLQLGVIPHSCELESGLETWIFVTEALAYFHCCLNPILYAFLGVKFKKSARRALTSGRGSSLKSLSKKKGGMSSVSTESESSSFHTS from the exons ATGTCTTATTACGAA CACATTATATTTGAGGATGAGTTCCTCAATGACAACACGACGGAGTTTGGCTCTGGAGACATTGGCGCTGATTTTGAGACGCCATGCAACCGGGAGGGGAACCAGGACCTGCAGAGGGTTTTGCTCCCCACGGTGTACGGTTTGATCTTCGCGCTGGGGCTCGTGGGTAACGGGCTGGTGGTGGCGGTGATGGGGTGCCAGAGGAAGTCGCGCACCATGACTGACCGCTACCGGCTGCACCTGTCCGTGGCCGACCTTCTGTTCGTTCTCTCGTTGCCGTTCTGGGCGGTGGACGCGGCGAGCGGCTGGCGCTTCGGTGGCTTCATGTGCGTGCTCGTGCACATGGTGTACACGGTGAACCTGTACGGAAGCGTTCTCCTGCTCGCCTTCATCAGCCTGGACCGCTACCTGGCCGTGGTGCACGCCACGAGCAGCCAGGCTACGCGCCGTTTGCTGTCCGAGCGCGTGGTGTACCTGGGTGCGTGGCTTCCTGCGGCGCTCCTCACGGCGCCCGACTTGGCGTTTGCGCGCGCCGAGGAGGTCGGCGGCGGGGACGAGACGCGCGTCGTTTGCCAGCGAATCTACCCGGAGGACACGGCGCTTGCGTGGATGGCGGCGTTCCGCGCGCAGCACGTGCTAGTCGGCTTCGTTCTGCCCGGTCTCGTGATCCTGGTGTGCTACTGCGTCATCATCGTCACGCTATCGCGCGGCTCTAAGGGGGCGCAAAAAAGGCGCGCGCTGCGCACCACCGTGGCTCTCGTGGCGTGCTTCTTCGCCTGCTGGCTTCCCTACTGCGCGGGCATCGTCGTGGACACGCTCCTGCAACTCGGCGTCATCCCGCACAGCTGCGAGCTCGAGAGCGGCCTCGAGACGTGGATTTTCGTCACCGAGGCACTCGCGTACTTCCACTGCTGCCTCAACCCGATCCTTTACGCCTTCCTCGGGGTGAAGTTTAAGAAGTCGGCGCGGCGCGCGCTCACCTCCGGACGCGGATCCAGTCTCAAGAGCCTCTCTAAGAAAAAAGGAGGCATGTCCTCGGTGTCCACGGAGTCCGAATCGTCGAGCTTTCACACCAGTTAA